A region of Phycisphaerae bacterium DNA encodes the following proteins:
- a CDS encoding acetoacetate decarboxylase family protein: MLKGYTWPRTPKGTSSVVPHPPWYFAGDCLAIEYEADAEAVRSFLPAGLEFHSPQCAVYFIEWQYASETGEEYLDPARSLYHETIFLLSASHENSPCSYCPFIWVDQDVSLVRGMIQGWPKQIGSTWITRPSPLVSKAAPMLGPGGRFGATLATKDRRLAEALVTLREQTTQLPSPGFARAVNVRCFPELVAGRHDRPAVHELVQLKSRDVQVSLAWKGDAVLKVFDHPYCELPALRPLKTLAGYRFSCALTVDDLIVLRDLRK, encoded by the coding sequence ATGCTGAAAGGTTATACGTGGCCGCGGACGCCGAAAGGGACATCCAGCGTCGTCCCCCATCCGCCGTGGTATTTCGCAGGAGACTGTCTGGCGATCGAGTACGAGGCCGACGCCGAGGCCGTGCGGTCGTTTCTGCCGGCGGGCCTGGAGTTTCACTCTCCGCAATGCGCCGTCTACTTCATCGAATGGCAGTACGCGAGCGAAACCGGCGAGGAATATCTCGATCCGGCCCGCAGCCTGTATCACGAGACGATCTTCCTGCTCTCTGCGTCGCACGAGAACTCGCCCTGCTCCTACTGTCCATTTATCTGGGTCGATCAGGACGTTTCGCTCGTGCGCGGGATGATTCAAGGATGGCCCAAGCAGATCGGCTCGACCTGGATCACTCGGCCTTCCCCGCTGGTGTCCAAGGCGGCGCCAATGCTCGGTCCGGGCGGCCGGTTCGGAGCCACCCTCGCGACTAAAGACCGGCGGCTGGCTGAAGCGTTGGTCACGCTGCGCGAGCAGACCACACAACTGCCGTCGCCCGGCTTTGCCAGGGCGGTCAACGTGCGATGCTTTCCTGAGCTGGTCGCAGGCCGCCACGACCGGCCGGCCGTCCACGAACTGGTGCAACTGAAGTCCCGCGACGTTCAGGTATCGCTGGCGTGGAAAGGTGATGCGGTTCTCAAAGTGTTCGATCACCCGTATTGCGAGTTGCCGGCCCTGCGACCGCTCAAGACGCTGGCCGGGTATCGCTTCTCCTGCGCCCTGACGGTGGATGATCTCATCGTGCTTCGCGATCTGCGAAAATGA
- a CDS encoding P1 family peptidase encodes MKCRVAGIVLAVLLYGSAVVAQPVDPPGADRQVGQAEKRARCRELGIQVGILPTGQWNAITDVPGVKVGHQTLRRGESIRTGVTVIVPHDGNTYREKVPAAVYCGNAFGKLAGSTQIAELGTLETPIALTNTLGVAACMQGLIRYTLNQPGNETVGSVNAVVGETYDGYLNDIRGMHVTPEDTLAAIAVAASGPVAEGSVGAGTGTSCFGFKGGIGTSSRRLPHDLGGYTVGVLVQSNYGGVLTINGAPVGRELGDFSMSEYTTASGGDGSCMIVLATNAPLSPHGLERLAKRAVLGLGRTGSSMQNGSGDYVIAFSTAYRITDHDRVLDPPVATVAGRAMNPLFMAVVEATEEAVYNSMFQATSVTGIDGHHRRAIPLDRVVEICRRYNVLNLQDRLPGVRDGRPATGESR; translated from the coding sequence ATGAAATGCAGGGTTGCTGGCATTGTCTTGGCAGTATTGCTTTATGGCTCGGCGGTTGTCGCACAGCCGGTTGACCCGCCAGGGGCAGACCGACAAGTCGGGCAGGCCGAGAAGCGTGCCCGCTGCCGGGAGTTGGGCATTCAGGTCGGAATCCTGCCGACCGGCCAGTGGAACGCGATCACTGATGTGCCCGGCGTCAAGGTCGGGCATCAGACCCTGCGGCGAGGCGAATCCATCCGCACCGGCGTGACGGTCATCGTCCCGCACGACGGCAATACCTATCGTGAGAAGGTGCCGGCGGCCGTGTACTGCGGCAACGCCTTCGGGAAACTCGCCGGCTCGACGCAAATCGCCGAGTTGGGAACGCTGGAGACCCCGATCGCGCTCACCAACACGCTGGGCGTCGCAGCGTGCATGCAGGGCCTGATCCGCTACACGCTCAATCAACCGGGCAACGAGACCGTTGGCTCGGTGAACGCAGTCGTCGGTGAGACGTACGACGGCTACCTGAACGACATCCGCGGCATGCACGTGACGCCCGAGGATACCCTTGCTGCGATCGCGGTGGCCGCCTCGGGTCCTGTCGCCGAAGGCAGCGTCGGGGCCGGCACGGGCACCTCCTGCTTCGGCTTCAAGGGAGGGATCGGCACCTCCTCGCGCCGGCTCCCGCACGATCTCGGCGGCTACACCGTCGGCGTCCTCGTGCAATCCAACTACGGCGGCGTCCTCACCATCAACGGCGCCCCGGTGGGCCGCGAACTCGGCGACTTCTCGATGAGCGAGTACACGACCGCATCCGGCGGCGACGGCTCGTGCATGATTGTGCTCGCCACCAATGCTCCACTCTCACCCCACGGCCTCGAACGTCTGGCCAAACGCGCCGTGCTGGGCCTGGGCCGGACCGGCTCGTCGATGCAGAACGGTTCGGGCGACTATGTCATCGCATTCTCGACCGCCTACCGCATCACCGACCACGATCGTGTGCTCGATCCGCCCGTCGCCACCGTCGCCGGCCGTGCGATGAACCCGTTGTTCATGGCGGTCGTCGAAGCGACCGAGGAGGCGGTGTACAACTCCATGTTCCAGGCCACATCGGTGACCGGCATTGACGGCCACCATCGCCGAGCCATTCCCCTGGACCGCGTGGTCGAGATTTGCCGCCGCTACAACGTGCTCAACCTCCAGGATCGTCTGCCGGGCGTGAGGGATGGACGGCCGGCAACAGGGGAGAGCAGATAG
- the ftsY gene encoding signal recognition particle-docking protein FtsY, translated as MGLFDRLKQGLAKTRDKISRSFRSVLPFGRNIDDTIINQLEETMLTDDMGPAVTARLIDEVRIAWKSGQIRETQEIIPFLKQKIVSYWPEPDRQLIRAASGPTVILVTGVNGSGKTTSVAKLCNYLTREGNQVILAACDTFRAAAVAQLTEWSRRLGVQIVKHQQGADPGAVAFDACEAALARNADVLIVDTAGRLHTQEHLMRELNKIQRVVEKKIPGAPHEVLLVLDSTIGQNAINQAKVFSQHVKVTGLFLAKLDGSAKGGIVIGIRDQINIPVKFVGLGETPDDIEPFNPESFVEALFAEPEA; from the coding sequence ATGGGTTTGTTCGATCGACTCAAGCAGGGATTGGCCAAGACCCGCGATAAGATTTCGCGGAGCTTCCGATCGGTTTTGCCGTTTGGCCGGAACATTGACGATACGATCATCAACCAGCTTGAAGAGACCATGCTGACCGATGATATGGGCCCGGCCGTGACCGCCCGACTCATCGATGAGGTCCGGATCGCCTGGAAAAGCGGACAGATCCGCGAAACGCAGGAAATCATCCCTTTTCTCAAACAGAAGATCGTGTCCTATTGGCCCGAGCCTGACCGCCAGTTGATCCGCGCCGCGTCCGGACCGACGGTCATCCTGGTTACCGGCGTCAACGGCTCAGGCAAGACCACCAGCGTCGCCAAGCTATGCAACTATCTGACCAGGGAGGGTAACCAGGTCATCCTTGCGGCCTGCGATACCTTCAGGGCTGCCGCCGTCGCCCAACTGACCGAATGGTCCAGGCGGCTCGGCGTTCAGATCGTCAAGCACCAACAAGGGGCTGACCCTGGTGCGGTGGCCTTCGACGCCTGCGAGGCGGCACTGGCCCGCAACGCCGATGTCTTGATCGTCGATACCGCCGGGCGGCTGCACACCCAGGAACACCTCATGCGCGAGCTGAACAAGATTCAGCGCGTGGTGGAAAAGAAAATCCCCGGTGCCCCGCACGAGGTCCTGCTGGTCCTCGATTCGACCATCGGTCAGAACGCCATCAACCAGGCCAAGGTCTTCAGTCAGCACGTTAAGGTCACCGGCCTGTTTCTGGCCAAGCTCGATGGCTCTGCCAAGGGCGGGATCGTCATCGGCATCCGCGACCAGATCAACATCCCGGTCAAGTTCGTCGGCCTCGGCGAAACCCCCGACGACATCGAGCCCTTCAATCCGGAAAGCTTCGTAGAGGCTCTCTTCGCCGAGCCCGAAGCATGA
- the nusB gene encoding transcription antitermination factor NusB, with protein MKQSRHQARTAALQGLYQLDIQRAPADADAAECLKPILEEAGASPEVADYARQMTAGAWAKRDQYDRMIAEVTDHWEVSRMAVVDRNVLRMAIYELVERPEVPARVVIDEAVEIAREFGDAETPQFVNGVLDAIWKKHPACRVARGEPV; from the coding sequence ATGAAGCAATCCCGACATCAGGCACGAACGGCAGCCCTTCAGGGGCTATACCAACTGGACATCCAGCGTGCGCCCGCTGACGCGGATGCGGCCGAGTGTCTGAAGCCGATTCTGGAGGAAGCAGGCGCATCCCCCGAGGTCGCCGACTATGCCCGGCAGATGACCGCCGGCGCGTGGGCCAAACGCGACCAGTACGACCGCATGATCGCCGAGGTCACGGATCATTGGGAAGTCTCACGGATGGCGGTTGTTGATCGAAACGTGTTGCGGATGGCAATATACGAACTTGTTGAACGGCCGGAAGTGCCCGCTCGCGTGGTGATCGACGAGGCGGTCGAGATCGCCCGCGAATTCGGCGATGCCGAGACGCCTCAATTCGTTAACGGTGTTCTCGACGCGATCTGGAAGAAGCATCCGGCCTGCCGGGTCGCAAGAGGCGAACCGGTGTGA
- the ribE gene encoding 6,7-dimethyl-8-ribityllumazine synthase has translation MAENVKTITGELILRKGQKFAIVASRFNEFVCSRLLDGAIDALERHGCSMSDITVVRVPGAWELPLTARKIAATNQYAAVICLGCVIRGETPHFDYIAAEAAKGIAQVGLSVEVPVVFGVLTADTLEQAINRAGAKSGNKGADAAMTAIEMANLYARLEGKIT, from the coding sequence ATGGCAGAAAACGTCAAGACAATTACCGGTGAACTGATCCTCCGAAAGGGCCAGAAGTTCGCAATCGTGGCCAGCCGGTTCAACGAGTTTGTCTGCTCACGCCTGCTTGACGGGGCGATCGACGCCCTCGAACGGCACGGGTGTTCCATGTCCGACATCACCGTGGTCCGCGTCCCGGGTGCATGGGAACTGCCGTTGACCGCCCGCAAGATCGCCGCGACCAACCAGTATGCCGCCGTGATATGCCTCGGTTGCGTCATCCGGGGCGAGACCCCCCATTTCGACTACATAGCCGCTGAGGCTGCCAAAGGCATAGCCCAGGTAGGCTTGTCGGTCGAGGTACCGGTCGTCTTTGGCGTCCTGACGGCCGATACGCTCGAACAGGCCATCAACCGCGCTGGAGCCAAGTCCGGCAACAAGGGGGCCGACGCCGCGATGACCGCAATCGAGATGGCCAACCTCTACGCGAGACTCGAAGGCAAGATTACCTGA
- a CDS encoding NUDIX hydrolase: MSGLPFVVDVCGLFGPDQLRIVYRDEPAPAIPALEAIVADAWAKQMELARQRGFHLYNGQIVRLLRYRVQKGLFMMEGGPSDFAHFIGTNYLNYHRADEFGWTAFSNPIGVSGILITGDGWILYGRRNYRVACHPGYVQAFGGSLEMGERRADGTFDAFGCILRELEEEAGVQPEDVAETVCLGMARDRQIRQPELIFDVKIRQGREEMLDRLRHDDAEQEHAEIVACQDAPEAIVPFIRRMVPMSPVAIGALFLHGWRHFGDRWYEQASQDLYQPQ, from the coding sequence ATGTCAGGACTGCCCTTTGTTGTCGACGTTTGCGGCCTGTTCGGCCCGGATCAACTGCGGATTGTGTATCGGGACGAGCCGGCCCCGGCCATACCCGCCCTGGAGGCCATAGTGGCAGATGCCTGGGCCAAGCAGATGGAACTTGCCCGGCAACGGGGCTTTCATCTCTACAACGGCCAGATCGTCCGCCTGCTGAGGTACCGAGTCCAAAAAGGCCTTTTCATGATGGAGGGCGGGCCATCCGATTTTGCCCATTTTATCGGGACAAATTACCTGAATTACCATCGGGCTGACGAATTCGGGTGGACGGCGTTCAGCAACCCCATTGGCGTGTCGGGTATCCTTATCACCGGTGACGGTTGGATTCTCTATGGTCGGCGTAATTATCGAGTGGCCTGCCATCCGGGCTACGTCCAAGCGTTCGGGGGCAGCCTTGAGATGGGGGAACGCCGGGCAGACGGCACCTTTGATGCCTTTGGCTGCATTCTGCGCGAACTTGAGGAGGAGGCCGGTGTCCAGCCAGAGGATGTTGCCGAGACGGTATGCCTCGGCATGGCCCGTGACCGTCAAATCCGGCAACCCGAGCTTATTTTTGATGTCAAGATCCGCCAGGGACGTGAGGAGATGCTTGACCGCCTTCGTCACGATGATGCCGAACAAGAGCATGCGGAGATCGTTGCGTGTCAGGACGCCCCGGAGGCCATCGTGCCGTTCATCCGGCGGATGGTGCCGATGTCGCCTGTGGCAATTGGCGCTCTTTTTCTGCATGGATGGCGGCATTTTGGCGATCGTTGGTACGAACAAGCTTCACAGGATTTATATCAGCCGCAATGA
- a CDS encoding DNA translocase FtsK 4TM domain-containing protein: protein MNKFQQRLQIIRGCLILLVLISCLFLWVSVLSFSPLDAPNPRVYPHPAQAYNAGGKAGAWVAYKMFSYFGKGAYAAAAGLTMTIIVLAWKGCLPSLWQRIIGVSLLISVTSAVSHMLLASPDRFREETGGILGYCLATWLQQSVNWMAWPMLFYGAVVGLLFTAEELVLQIPAMLCRRRQQVTEMASAVAPAAQRITSITGPFRRAVARVKGLWPRPAPAGAPTGGRSYAPVIVRPRPAVAKPKPAPSKSAPEDRSEQQSEGDDEPDEAEAKVEKTASAVAIEEKDNETAPPEAGDQDEPLLPAPVATKPPPMVVNFPTPPKPAAVPQTIVPPKPYPAELGEWTFPPLSALIDPEYSFTSQQEALVREKAQDLQRALHEYGIEAHVVTIDTGPVITMFELQVAPGVKLSQITSLANDIARALYAPSVRVVAPIPGRNTIGIEVPNLNKEKVRLKELMTMGGDAVRRMALPLFLGKDASGRALIGDLAGMPHMLIAGTTGSGKSVCINSIIMSILMTQRPDMVKLILVDPKMVEMSTFRDVPHLMCPIVTEIERAEKILSWATEKMDERYALLAEAGVRNIAAYNKLSEQEKLERFQPSTEEEKTQIPKHLPYVVIIVDELADMMMMSAKEVEAHLARLAQKSRAVGIHIIVATQRPEAKIVTGLIKSNLPCRIAFRVASRMDSRIVLDQNGAEVLMGQGDMLYLPPGSSKLVRAQGTFLEDSEVREIINFLRERSKPEFHPELMQLGKAEASADGPRDELFDQAVEIILETGRGSVSLLQRRLAIGYSRASRLIEEMAAAGIVGEYTGSQARKVLITAEEWQVRKEQEATRIRQAALQDDGVPDMLYDDDID, encoded by the coding sequence ATGAACAAGTTCCAGCAACGCCTGCAGATCATCCGTGGTTGTCTGATTCTGCTGGTGCTGATCAGTTGTCTGTTCCTGTGGGTATCAGTACTGAGTTTCAGTCCACTGGACGCTCCGAATCCGCGCGTGTACCCCCATCCTGCGCAGGCCTACAACGCCGGGGGTAAGGCCGGCGCCTGGGTGGCGTACAAGATGTTCTCGTACTTCGGCAAGGGCGCGTATGCGGCGGCGGCGGGGCTGACGATGACCATCATTGTGCTGGCCTGGAAGGGGTGCCTGCCATCACTGTGGCAACGTATTATCGGTGTCAGTTTGTTGATCTCGGTCACCTCGGCCGTCTCTCACATGTTGTTGGCTTCTCCCGACCGTTTCCGCGAAGAGACCGGCGGCATACTGGGCTATTGCCTAGCCACCTGGCTGCAACAGTCGGTTAATTGGATGGCTTGGCCGATGCTGTTTTACGGCGCGGTAGTCGGTCTGCTCTTCACCGCCGAGGAACTGGTTCTGCAAATCCCGGCCATGTTGTGTCGGCGGCGCCAACAGGTCACGGAGATGGCCTCCGCGGTTGCTCCCGCCGCCCAGAGGATTACATCGATCACCGGCCCCTTTCGCCGGGCAGTCGCGAGGGTGAAAGGTCTTTGGCCGCGGCCGGCTCCTGCCGGGGCACCGACCGGCGGCCGGTCTTATGCACCGGTGATTGTCAGACCGAGGCCGGCGGTTGCCAAGCCCAAGCCTGCTCCGAGCAAGTCCGCACCCGAGGATAGGAGCGAGCAGCAGTCAGAGGGCGATGATGAGCCGGACGAGGCGGAGGCCAAGGTTGAGAAGACCGCCTCGGCCGTCGCGATTGAAGAGAAGGATAATGAAACCGCCCCGCCCGAGGCGGGTGATCAAGATGAGCCGCTCCTACCCGCGCCTGTGGCAACCAAGCCGCCGCCAATGGTTGTGAACTTTCCCACGCCGCCCAAGCCCGCGGCTGTGCCCCAGACGATTGTCCCCCCGAAGCCCTATCCGGCGGAGTTGGGCGAGTGGACGTTCCCGCCCCTTTCCGCGCTTATCGATCCGGAGTACAGCTTCACCTCGCAGCAGGAGGCGTTGGTTCGGGAGAAAGCCCAGGATCTTCAGAGGGCTTTGCACGAATACGGCATCGAGGCCCACGTGGTGACCATCGACACCGGGCCGGTCATCACGATGTTTGAGTTACAGGTGGCTCCGGGCGTCAAGCTGAGCCAAATCACCTCGTTGGCCAACGACATTGCCAGGGCGCTTTACGCTCCCAGCGTGCGCGTGGTGGCGCCGATACCGGGGAGGAACACCATCGGCATCGAGGTGCCGAACCTCAACAAGGAGAAGGTCCGCCTGAAGGAACTGATGACGATGGGCGGCGACGCCGTTCGTCGGATGGCCCTGCCGCTGTTTCTGGGCAAGGACGCGAGCGGTCGGGCACTGATCGGGGACCTCGCCGGGATGCCGCACATGCTGATCGCCGGCACAACCGGTTCGGGCAAGAGCGTGTGTATCAACTCGATCATCATGTCGATCCTGATGACTCAGCGGCCGGACATGGTGAAGCTCATCCTCGTCGACCCGAAGATGGTCGAGATGAGCACCTTCCGTGACGTGCCTCATCTCATGTGTCCGATCGTGACTGAAATCGAACGGGCCGAGAAGATCCTGTCCTGGGCGACGGAGAAGATGGATGAGCGGTACGCGCTGCTGGCGGAGGCGGGGGTACGGAACATCGCGGCTTACAACAAGCTTTCCGAGCAGGAGAAGCTGGAGCGTTTCCAGCCGAGTACGGAAGAAGAGAAGACGCAGATTCCCAAGCATCTGCCTTACGTGGTCATCATTGTGGACGAGCTGGCGGACATGATGATGATGTCTGCCAAGGAGGTTGAGGCTCACCTGGCGCGGCTGGCGCAGAAGAGCCGCGCGGTCGGCATTCACATCATTGTCGCGACGCAGCGGCCGGAGGCCAAGATCGTCACCGGCCTGATCAAGAGCAATCTGCCGTGTCGAATTGCGTTTCGCGTCGCCTCGCGCATGGATTCTCGAATCGTTCTGGACCAGAACGGGGCAGAGGTGCTCATGGGCCAGGGCGACATGCTTTACCTGCCGCCCGGGTCCTCGAAGCTGGTACGCGCTCAGGGGACATTCCTCGAGGATTCCGAGGTTCGCGAAATCATCAACTTCCTTCGCGAAAGGAGCAAGCCGGAGTTTCACCCGGAACTCATGCAACTCGGCAAGGCGGAGGCATCCGCCGACGGGCCGCGTGATGAACTGTTCGACCAGGCCGTGGAGATCATTCTGGAGACCGGCCGCGGCAGCGTGAGCCTGCTGCAGCGGCGGCTGGCCATCGGTTACTCTCGCGCCAGCCGGCTCATTGAGGAAATGGCCGCTGCAGGCATCGTCGGCGAGTATACCGGCAGTCAGGCTCGCAAGGTCCTGATTACCGCTGAGGAATGGCAAGTCCGCAAGGAGCAAGAGGCCACCCGCATCCGCCAGGCCGCTCTGCAAGACGACGGTGTGCCGGATATGCTCTATGATGACGATATCGACTGA
- a CDS encoding amylo-alpha-1,6-glucosidase: protein MIVRESESVVLSSRAFRIRLSTRPGTRRLVEEFCASINRDGRHDIRISLLPWTGFAGVTSHTREFFITTEGPQSPTVDVLRDDDQVCQVRYGPLFAASWEIYWTLGLANDDLRWDVSVHVGRKTLPDDEINLLAFDVPEDEEIADAWFDTGYILPPKHWFAVPEPEVTYRGNEGGRGVLDRRVRLKFAGDGHEIMYLNFAGGYGLLVACAGDNLFRIVPRATCRPAGPRDPRRLPPARFVFKSHERFCIGTPRWSENQVVEPQTRFQCSVVIQAHRPKNVETMHLETPDRTVGKQTTRFHRTHAHGSIAHRAGFAGGWHNVGHPRAHGVSFEYYLHGKAHFFGLHPAIDEVMARALDAVYQRETRSDGLVWGYGFDGRGAFHENNASMLIFLADYARRTGDLCRLKYGERWAEYILANCTDRPFLYLTPTSTGIPGPGNGARVCNWWDVVSCGGYDAFINVLTYPALRDLAEMERAAGNVKLADHYAAAARRLRQSFNELFWDERAGRYISWVDTQGGRHDYFFTSVNLIAAAESIADQPMRRRILDSIDRRVAELGYKGFSLPCNLVSIPPEHYNAGDWWLETYGYPHFYDLFGTYENGGIFPWVSAYYIAAMAEFDPDKAYDHYLAILNQYERDNLHGAGNGYFWDTETGLPTEGSKQEPYLANVAVTVWGFMSLFGLTFDFTKGIAIRPRLPRRLNGSVFSIRYHGSKVTFHYRGYGVKVTSLRIDGRDLPPDGFIPAERLREESIVEVEVSE, encoded by the coding sequence ATGATTGTCCGTGAAAGCGAATCAGTGGTCCTTTCGAGCCGCGCTTTCAGAATCCGGCTGAGCACTCGTCCCGGTACGCGCCGGCTTGTCGAGGAGTTTTGCGCGTCGATCAACCGCGACGGCCGCCACGACATTCGCATTTCCCTCCTGCCATGGACCGGTTTCGCCGGCGTCACCAGCCACACCCGCGAGTTCTTCATCACCACCGAGGGGCCGCAATCCCCCACGGTCGATGTCCTTCGTGATGACGACCAGGTTTGCCAGGTACGGTACGGGCCGCTGTTCGCTGCATCCTGGGAGATCTACTGGACCCTGGGGTTGGCAAACGACGACCTGCGGTGGGATGTTTCGGTACACGTCGGCCGAAAAACCCTGCCGGACGACGAGATCAACCTGCTGGCGTTCGACGTGCCGGAAGACGAAGAGATTGCCGACGCTTGGTTCGACACCGGCTATATCCTGCCGCCCAAGCACTGGTTCGCCGTCCCTGAACCCGAGGTGACCTACCGCGGCAACGAAGGCGGCCGCGGTGTTCTCGACCGCCGCGTGCGGCTGAAGTTTGCCGGCGACGGGCACGAAATCATGTACCTCAACTTCGCGGGCGGATACGGCCTGCTGGTGGCTTGCGCGGGGGACAATCTCTTCCGGATCGTACCCAGGGCGACGTGCAGGCCCGCGGGGCCGCGTGACCCGCGCCGACTGCCGCCGGCCCGCTTTGTCTTCAAATCTCACGAGCGGTTCTGCATCGGCACTCCTCGATGGTCGGAAAACCAAGTGGTCGAACCGCAAACGCGCTTTCAGTGTAGCGTTGTGATACAGGCACATCGGCCAAAGAACGTCGAGACGATGCATCTCGAAACACCGGACCGGACGGTGGGGAAGCAAACGACTCGGTTTCATCGCACGCATGCCCACGGCTCCATCGCCCACCGCGCCGGTTTTGCCGGCGGATGGCACAACGTGGGGCACCCCAGGGCCCACGGCGTTTCTTTTGAATATTACCTGCACGGCAAGGCGCATTTCTTCGGCTTGCACCCCGCGATCGATGAAGTCATGGCCCGCGCCCTCGATGCCGTGTATCAGCGAGAGACCCGGTCGGACGGTCTGGTCTGGGGATACGGCTTCGACGGCCGAGGCGCCTTCCATGAAAACAACGCTTCCATGCTTATCTTCCTCGCCGACTATGCCCGACGAACGGGTGACCTCTGCCGCCTGAAGTACGGCGAACGATGGGCAGAGTACATACTGGCCAATTGCACCGACAGACCTTTTCTCTACCTGACCCCGACCTCCACGGGTATTCCCGGCCCGGGCAACGGCGCCCGCGTCTGCAACTGGTGGGACGTGGTTTCCTGCGGCGGCTACGACGCCTTCATCAACGTGCTGACGTATCCCGCACTACGCGACCTGGCCGAGATGGAACGGGCCGCAGGCAACGTGAAGCTGGCCGATCATTACGCGGCCGCCGCGCGACGGTTACGGCAGTCGTTTAACGAGCTGTTTTGGGACGAGCGGGCGGGCCGATACATCTCGTGGGTGGACACGCAGGGAGGCCGCCACGACTACTTCTTCACCTCGGTCAACCTCATCGCCGCCGCCGAGAGCATCGCCGATCAGCCCATGCGTCGGCGGATCCTCGATTCCATTGATCGCCGCGTGGCGGAACTGGGTTACAAGGGCTTCTCCCTCCCCTGTAACCTGGTCAGCATCCCGCCCGAGCACTACAACGCCGGCGACTGGTGGCTCGAGACCTACGGCTATCCGCATTTCTACGACCTGTTCGGTACCTACGAAAACGGCGGCATCTTCCCGTGGGTCAGCGCATACTACATCGCTGCCATGGCGGAATTCGACCCGGACAAGGCCTACGATCACTATCTGGCCATTCTCAATCAATATGAGCGCGACAACCTCCACGGCGCCGGCAACGGCTACTTCTGGGATACGGAGACAGGGCTGCCGACCGAGGGCAGCAAGCAGGAACCTTATCTGGCCAACGTGGCCGTGACCGTCTGGGGGTTCATGTCCCTTTTCGGGCTCACTTTCGATTTCACGAAGGGCATCGCCATCCGCCCACGCTTGCCCCGGCGGCTCAACGGCTCTGTGTTCTCAATCCGCTATCACGGCTCGAAGGTCACCTTTCACTACCGAGGTTACGGCGTCAAGGTGACCAGCCTCCGAATCGACGGCCGCGACTTGCCCCCCGATGGTTTCATCCCGGCGGAACGATTACGCGAGGAAAGCATTGTGGAGGTGGAAGTATCGGAGTAG
- a CDS encoding glucuronate isomerase produces the protein MPELSQDNLREFVRRVASETPVLDIHTHVYSARFGGLLLYGLDELLTYHYLIAEVFRVAPLPYERFWGMSKSEQADYIWQHLFIEHSPVSEACRGVLTVLQAFGIDPKQKNLTSIRKHLSAIPREAYIDQVFRLSNVRRVIMTNDPFDDKERPVWDQGPGSDERFEAALRIDPLLNDWGFAVTRLAGWGYRVNGELGASDLTEVRRFLTDWVVRMRPRYMAVSLPPDFTIPEDSPRAALIAGCVLPVCREAGIPFAMMIGVRRSLNPQLRLAGDGVGAADVASVSRLCATCPDNRFLVTMLARENQHELCVAARKHPNLMVFGCWWFLNNPSLIEEMTRMRLELLGTSVIPQHSDARVLDQLIYKWSHSRRIIADVLADKYIDLVRSGWMPSEQEIRRDVADLFGGNFERFCG, from the coding sequence GTGCCGGAATTGAGCCAAGACAATCTGCGAGAGTTCGTCCGCCGTGTGGCATCTGAGACTCCGGTTCTCGACATTCACACACACGTGTACTCCGCGCGATTCGGCGGGTTGCTGCTCTACGGGCTGGACGAACTGCTGACATACCATTATTTGATCGCGGAGGTGTTTCGCGTTGCCCCTCTGCCGTACGAACGGTTCTGGGGAATGTCGAAATCCGAGCAGGCGGACTACATCTGGCAACACCTGTTCATCGAGCATTCGCCGGTTTCCGAGGCGTGTCGGGGCGTGCTGACGGTACTTCAGGCATTCGGGATCGACCCGAAGCAGAAGAATCTGACAAGTATCCGGAAGCACCTTTCGGCGATTCCGCGAGAAGCGTACATCGACCAAGTGTTTAGGCTGTCCAATGTCAGACGGGTGATCATGACCAACGACCCGTTTGACGACAAAGAACGGCCGGTCTGGGACCAAGGCCCCGGGTCAGACGAGCGATTTGAGGCCGCCTTGCGAATCGACCCCTTGCTGAATGATTGGGGTTTCGCCGTCACGCGCTTGGCCGGCTGGGGCTACCGCGTGAACGGCGAGCTGGGAGCTTCCGACCTGACCGAAGTGCGGCGGTTTCTAACCGACTGGGTCGTGCGAATGCGTCCGCGCTACATGGCCGTGTCGCTGCCACCGGATTTCACCATCCCCGAGGACAGCCCGCGGGCCGCCCTCATCGCCGGGTGCGTGCTGCCCGTATGTCGTGAGGCGGGCATCCCGTTCGCGATGATGATCGGCGTGCGGCGCAGCCTGAATCCGCAACTGCGATTGGCCGGCGACGGGGTGGGCGCCGCCGACGTGGCCAGCGTCAGCCGGTTGTGCGCGACCTGCCCGGACAACCGCTTCCTGGTCACCATGTTGGCCCGCGAGAACCAGCATGAGCTCTGCGTCGCGGCCCGCAAGCACCCCAATCTGATGGTCTTCGGCTGCTGGTGGTTTCTGAACAACCCTAGTCTGATTGAGGAGATGACGCGCATGCGGCTCGAACTGCTGGGGACGTCCGTCATCCCGCAGCACTCGGACGCGCGTGTCCTGGATCAGCTCATCTATAAGTGGTCGCACTCGCGTCGCATCATCGCCGACGTGCTGGCCGACAAGTACATCGACCTGGTCCGGTCGGGGTGGATGCCGAGCGAGCAGGAGATCCGACGGGACGTCGCCGATCTATTCGGCGGCAACTTTGAGAGGTTCTGCGGTTAA